One Endozoicomonas gorgoniicola DNA window includes the following coding sequences:
- the focA gene encoding formate transporter FocA, whose product MQTGKAPQFGAVAPSEMARLAEDAAVGKTKKHPQVTFVLAILSGLFIALAGMFYTIVTTGAGDLPYGMVKLVGGLSFSMGLMMVVLCGSELFTSNTLLLMGRATRRISVGQIAKNWTLVYFGNMAGSFFMVAMMMAVGQFKGAHGEIGINYMYIANGKMGHNFVEALLLGVLCNLVVCLTYWMTLSSRDAMGKMFACMLPVACFLAAGFEHSVANMFLLPMGYLIKSVATPEFWANTGYTAEYFSNINLHNMVFMNLIPATIGNIIGGGVMVGLSNWFVHLRE is encoded by the coding sequence ATGCAAACTGGTAAAGCGCCGCAGTTTGGAGCTGTAGCCCCTTCTGAAATGGCTCGTCTGGCTGAAGACGCAGCTGTTGGTAAAACCAAAAAACACCCACAAGTGACTTTTGTACTGGCTATTCTGTCGGGTCTTTTCATCGCTCTGGCTGGCATGTTTTATACCATTGTCACCACAGGTGCCGGTGATCTGCCCTACGGCATGGTTAAACTGGTGGGCGGTCTGTCATTCAGTATGGGTCTGATGATGGTCGTGCTGTGTGGTTCAGAGCTGTTTACCAGTAACACGCTGTTGCTGATGGGGCGTGCAACCCGTCGTATCAGTGTTGGTCAGATTGCCAAAAACTGGACACTGGTCTATTTCGGCAACATGGCTGGTTCTTTCTTCATGGTGGCCATGATGATGGCTGTTGGGCAGTTTAAAGGTGCGCATGGTGAAATAGGCATTAACTACATGTACATTGCCAACGGCAAGATGGGGCACAATTTCGTGGAGGCGCTGCTGCTGGGTGTACTGTGTAACCTGGTTGTGTGTCTGACTTACTGGATGACTCTGAGTTCCCGGGATGCCATGGGTAAAATGTTTGCCTGCATGCTGCCAGTAGCCTGCTTCCTGGCCGCTGGTTTCGAACACTCCGTTGCCAATATGTTCCTGTTGCCAATGGGCTACCTCATTAAGTCTGTCGCAACACCCGAGTTCTGGGCCAACACCGGTTACACGGCTGAGTACTTCAGCAATATCAACCTGCACAACATGGTTTTCATGAACCTGATTCCTGCTACCATCGGCAATATCATTGGTGGCGGTGTTATGGTGGGTCTGAGCAACTGGTTTGTACACCTGCGTGAGTGA
- a CDS encoding S41 family peptidase, whose translation MTTTFRFNRLLLASILALSTGFSPIGLTAPVGEKEQPVKETSQSTDSSSTENAKAASEKGRLPLEELRTFTEVMQRIKTAYVEEVDDKTLLENAIKGMLSGLDPHSDYLKPDDFKELEINTSGQFGGLGIEVGMEDGFIKVISPIDDTPAQKAGIQPGDLIIKLDDTSVKGMTLMDSVDRMRGKPGEPIKLTIVREGEPKPLEITVKRDIIKVQSVRSKTLEDGYGYIRLSQFQSDSDKELLVHLGKLKKAQKDGKLKGLVLDLRNNPGGVLQAAVGVVDSFIKEGLIVYTKGRIPNSDLKFNASSTDPSNGVPLVVLINGGSASASEIVAGALQDHHRAVLLGTQTFGKGSVQTVLPLSVDSERGLKLTTALYYTPSGRSIQAEGIKPDIVLPRAKVTPVESVEQYKEANLQGHLSNGNGKKAKATDKKETKPEKSLAEEDYQLSQALNVLKGMHIGAWKKKETAKKASKQPQMADAK comes from the coding sequence ATGACAACGACTTTTCGCTTTAACCGGCTGTTATTAGCCAGCATTCTGGCTTTATCAACCGGTTTCTCACCCATTGGCCTGACAGCACCTGTTGGTGAAAAAGAACAACCTGTTAAAGAAACCAGCCAGTCTACAGACAGTTCCTCTACAGAGAATGCCAAAGCAGCCAGTGAGAAAGGCCGTTTGCCACTGGAAGAACTGCGAACATTCACCGAAGTCATGCAACGCATCAAGACCGCCTATGTCGAGGAAGTAGATGATAAAACGCTGCTCGAAAACGCGATCAAGGGCATGCTGTCGGGTCTTGACCCTCACTCCGACTACCTGAAGCCCGACGACTTCAAAGAGCTGGAAATCAATACCTCAGGTCAGTTCGGCGGTCTGGGCATTGAAGTCGGTATGGAAGATGGCTTCATTAAAGTCATCTCCCCAATTGATGACACGCCCGCCCAGAAGGCAGGCATTCAGCCCGGCGACCTGATCATCAAGCTGGACGACACCAGTGTGAAGGGCATGACCCTGATGGATTCGGTCGACCGTATGCGCGGCAAACCCGGAGAACCGATCAAGCTGACCATTGTCCGTGAAGGCGAGCCTAAACCGCTGGAAATTACGGTTAAACGCGACATCATCAAGGTACAGAGTGTTCGCTCCAAAACTCTGGAAGACGGTTACGGCTATATTCGCCTGAGCCAGTTCCAGTCCGACTCAGACAAAGAACTGCTGGTTCATCTGGGCAAGCTGAAAAAAGCCCAGAAAGATGGAAAGCTGAAAGGCCTGGTTCTGGATCTGCGTAACAACCCTGGCGGGGTTCTGCAGGCCGCTGTTGGCGTAGTGGACAGCTTTATTAAAGAAGGGTTGATTGTCTACACGAAAGGCCGTATTCCTAACTCAGACCTGAAGTTTAATGCGTCCAGTACCGATCCATCCAACGGTGTTCCACTGGTGGTTCTGATTAACGGCGGTTCTGCCTCTGCCTCCGAGATTGTGGCGGGCGCGCTACAGGATCATCATCGTGCGGTATTGCTGGGTACACAGACATTCGGAAAAGGTTCAGTTCAAACCGTACTGCCACTGAGTGTTGATTCCGAGCGGGGCCTTAAGCTGACCACTGCATTGTATTACACCCCAAGCGGTCGCTCTATTCAGGCGGAAGGCATCAAGCCGGATATTGTTCTGCCCCGTGCTAAAGTCACCCCGGTTGAATCCGTTGAACAGTACAAGGAAGCTAACCTGCAGGGACACCTGAGCAATGGCAACGGCAAAAAAGCCAAAGCCACTGATAAAAAAGAAACCAAGCCAGAGAAGAGCCTGGCTGAAGAAGATTACCAGTTAAGTCAGGCCCTGAATGTTCTCAAAGGTATGCATATTGGTGCCTGGAAGAAAAAGGAAACAGCGAAGAAGGCCAGCAAACAGCCCCAGATGGCCGATGCTAAATAG
- a CDS encoding murein hydrolase activator EnvC family protein: MMKPTATPPVLALSLAVLLSMSSPGSFASAAEDAATKATTEVQLETINSDIEHLKGLLSKLNRERSSTERQLQRSEQEMNELRQSIRSLESQLEEGSKQVKKLQRRQQELTARKNKEKKHIASSVHSAYLASRDNRLKLLLNQENPEDISRHLTYLKHLQQAQLDAITAFENTLREIDDNTQEQQQVNASLTRQRNSLQKQRDDLNKVQEQRQRLISQIRQRQGNSNRRLQDLDRQRNQLETILSQLAAKAALQRPITSNQGELQWPVEGEVLYGYQQKRPNTGMSWEGVLISVDSGTRVNAVHDGTVIFSNWLRGFGQLIILDHGDDYLTLYAHNQWLLKAEGETVLAGEPLALAGQSGGLEEPGLYFEIRHKGKPQNPSRWLQTR, translated from the coding sequence ATGATGAAACCAACAGCAACGCCGCCCGTGCTTGCGCTGTCGCTGGCTGTACTGTTGTCCATGAGCAGCCCTGGCAGCTTTGCCAGTGCCGCAGAGGATGCAGCAACCAAAGCGACCACCGAAGTCCAGCTGGAAACCATTAACAGCGACATTGAACACCTGAAGGGTCTGCTCTCTAAACTCAACCGGGAGCGATCTTCAACAGAACGGCAGTTGCAACGATCAGAACAGGAGATGAATGAGTTGCGCCAGTCGATTCGTAGTCTGGAAAGCCAGCTGGAGGAAGGGAGTAAACAGGTAAAAAAGCTCCAGCGCCGTCAGCAGGAACTGACGGCGAGAAAAAATAAAGAAAAAAAACACATCGCCAGCAGTGTACACTCAGCCTACCTTGCCAGCCGGGATAACCGGCTTAAGCTGTTGCTTAATCAGGAAAATCCGGAAGATATTTCACGTCATTTGACGTATTTAAAACATCTGCAGCAGGCGCAGCTGGATGCGATTACTGCTTTCGAGAATACGCTCCGGGAAATTGATGACAACACCCAGGAGCAGCAACAGGTCAACGCCAGTCTTACCCGGCAAAGAAACAGCCTGCAAAAGCAACGCGATGACCTTAACAAGGTACAGGAACAGCGTCAGCGCCTGATCAGCCAGATACGTCAGCGTCAGGGCAACAGTAACCGGCGCCTGCAGGACCTTGACCGACAGCGAAACCAGCTGGAAACCATTCTGTCACAGCTGGCGGCCAAAGCCGCTTTACAGCGTCCGATCACCAGCAACCAGGGTGAACTGCAATGGCCGGTAGAGGGTGAAGTCCTGTATGGTTACCAACAAAAACGCCCGAACACCGGTATGAGCTGGGAAGGGGTATTAATTTCCGTTGACTCCGGCACCCGGGTTAACGCGGTACACGATGGCACCGTTATTTTCTCTAACTGGTTAAGAGGCTTTGGTCAACTGATCATTCTTGATCATGGTGATGACTACCTGACCCTGTACGCCCACAACCAATGGCTGCTGAAAGCCGAAGGTGAAACCGTTCTGGCTGGAGAGCCGCTGGCGCTGGCAGGACAGAGTGGCGGACTGGAAGAGCCGGGGCTCTACTTTGAAATACGCCACAAGGGTAAGCCGCAAAACCCTTCACGATGGCTGCAAACCCGTTAA
- a CDS encoding putative adhesin: MRRSTSPSVITKEIENTLKIYTDKRHPHNTPNLFLSCRGWYEQGTYRSPDEIPLFTQPSFASLFFYAPPGSILHCSNLRLMKGEYMPLEVRTPGERVIDYRLEHFSEIEWATEKAYKDLFVKCREQQPSRPDRHPFRLYDILTLEPSRRYFRILTLHEVIDLLNNSGYRCYSKIHCIFDRILVRSGGGPKRPFKLHQPEESGSAFDDWVVV, encoded by the coding sequence ATGAGACGGTCAACTTCCCCCTCGGTTATCACAAAAGAGATCGAAAACACCCTCAAGATATACACTGACAAACGACACCCACACAACACACCAAACCTGTTCCTTAGTTGTCGAGGCTGGTACGAACAGGGAACATATCGTTCCCCGGACGAAATACCATTATTCACTCAGCCTTCATTTGCGTCACTTTTTTTCTATGCTCCGCCCGGTTCAATACTGCATTGTTCAAACCTGAGACTCATGAAAGGAGAGTACATGCCTCTGGAAGTACGTACTCCGGGAGAAAGAGTGATTGATTACCGGCTGGAGCATTTTTCCGAGATAGAGTGGGCTACGGAAAAGGCCTACAAGGATCTGTTTGTAAAATGCCGGGAACAGCAACCTTCGAGACCAGACAGGCACCCATTCCGTTTATACGATATTCTCACCCTTGAGCCCAGCCGTCGTTATTTTCGAATTCTAACGCTGCATGAAGTGATAGATCTGCTGAATAATTCCGGATACCGCTGTTATTCAAAAATACACTGTATATTTGATCGTATTCTTGTGCGGTCGGGGGGAGGGCCAAAACGACCCTTTAAATTGCATCAGCCAGAGGAAAGTGGCTCTGCTTTTGATGACTGGGTAGTAGTTTAG
- the fusA gene encoding elongation factor G codes for MAAFNDHIRNIALLGHAGSGKTALAETLLHASGAINKKGNVSRGNTVSDFTDQEKAAGHSLETSILQFDHFNTHVNLLDTPGYPDFFGRAMSILPAVESVALVINARNGIEPVTRRAFEQMHEHKKCGLIIINQCDLPEIELESLLMDIQDQLGSQCLPINLPSEDGSRMLDCYFAPEYDTPTAFSSVTEAHDQLIDQVVEVDEALMELYLEQEESLQPDQLHDPFEQALREDHLIPVCFTSAETGAGIEHLLHTLCELMPTPSEGNPPLFLKGEGENATPVSVVPDPELHTIAHIFKVSMDPYIGRMGVFRVHQGTIRSGDQIFLGDTRKPVRIAHLLKLQGSKTTEVSEASPGDICAVAKIDSLYFNGVLHDSHDEDHHHLRDLQFPPSMASLAISPAHRGDEQKLSEVLHRLIAEDPSLTIEHRERENETVLLGLGETHLQLSIEKMAKVYGLEVATSAPSIPYRETILDKAEGHHRHKKQNGGSGQFGEVFLRIEPLPRGSGFEFASEVVGGVIPSQYIPAVEKGVREVMLSGAIAGYPMQDIRVVVYDGKHHSVDSKEIAFVAAGKKAFLDAIQKADPVVLEPFVEMDITVPNQAMGDVTGHLASERGMVTGTDAGRDMKVTVHAQAPLANVSGYSNTLKSMTGGDGEYSMQFSHYDCVPVPIQKALAKAWQA; via the coding sequence ATGGCCGCATTCAACGACCATATTCGTAACATAGCTCTGTTGGGTCACGCTGGCAGCGGGAAAACGGCACTTGCGGAAACCCTGCTGCATGCCTCCGGCGCCATCAATAAGAAAGGCAATGTCAGCAGGGGAAACACGGTATCGGACTTTACTGACCAGGAAAAAGCCGCCGGACACTCTCTCGAAACCAGCATTCTTCAGTTTGATCACTTTAACACCCACGTAAACCTTCTCGACACTCCCGGATATCCTGACTTCTTTGGCCGTGCCATGAGCATTCTGCCCGCAGTTGAATCGGTGGCACTGGTCATTAATGCCCGAAACGGTATAGAGCCGGTGACCCGCCGGGCATTTGAGCAGATGCATGAACATAAAAAATGTGGCCTGATTATCATCAACCAGTGTGACCTGCCTGAGATTGAGCTGGAATCCCTGTTGATGGATATCCAGGATCAGCTGGGCAGCCAGTGCCTGCCCATTAATCTGCCATCAGAAGACGGCAGCCGGATGCTTGACTGTTATTTTGCACCGGAATACGACACTCCGACGGCTTTCAGCTCTGTCACCGAAGCCCACGATCAGCTGATTGATCAGGTAGTAGAAGTAGACGAAGCGTTAATGGAACTGTATCTGGAACAGGAAGAAAGCCTGCAGCCAGATCAGCTGCATGATCCTTTTGAGCAGGCATTGCGCGAAGACCACCTGATTCCCGTATGCTTCACTTCAGCGGAAACCGGAGCAGGTATTGAACATCTGTTGCATACTCTGTGTGAGCTTATGCCAACGCCTTCGGAAGGCAACCCGCCTCTTTTCTTAAAAGGAGAAGGAGAAAACGCAACCCCTGTCTCAGTAGTTCCAGACCCGGAGCTACATACCATTGCCCATATTTTCAAGGTGTCCATGGACCCTTACATTGGACGGATGGGGGTGTTCCGTGTGCATCAGGGGACAATTCGCAGTGGTGACCAGATTTTCCTGGGCGACACCCGTAAACCGGTTCGCATCGCGCATTTGTTAAAGCTTCAGGGCAGTAAAACGACAGAAGTCAGTGAAGCCAGCCCCGGAGATATCTGTGCAGTCGCCAAGATCGACAGCCTGTATTTTAACGGAGTACTACACGATTCCCACGATGAAGACCATCACCATCTGCGTGACCTGCAATTCCCACCCTCCATGGCCAGTCTCGCCATCTCTCCGGCGCACCGGGGTGATGAGCAGAAGCTTTCAGAGGTTCTGCACCGTCTGATCGCCGAAGACCCCAGCCTGACCATTGAACATCGGGAACGGGAAAATGAAACCGTTCTGTTAGGGCTGGGAGAAACCCACCTGCAACTGTCCATCGAAAAGATGGCTAAGGTGTATGGTCTGGAAGTGGCAACTTCAGCACCCAGCATTCCGTACCGCGAAACCATTCTTGACAAGGCCGAAGGGCATCATCGGCACAAGAAGCAGAATGGCGGCTCCGGTCAGTTTGGTGAAGTCTTTCTGCGCATAGAACCCTTGCCCAGAGGCAGTGGTTTTGAGTTTGCCAGCGAAGTCGTGGGCGGCGTTATTCCATCCCAATACATACCCGCCGTAGAAAAAGGTGTTCGTGAAGTCATGCTGTCAGGAGCCATTGCCGGCTACCCCATGCAGGATATTCGTGTTGTGGTCTATGATGGCAAACACCACAGTGTCGACTCCAAAGAGATTGCTTTTGTGGCTGCAGGCAAGAAAGCCTTTCTGGATGCGATCCAGAAAGCCGACCCGGTGGTACTGGAACCCTTTGTTGAAATGGACATTACAGTTCCAAACCAGGCAATGGGCGATGTAACGGGACACCTTGCCAGTGAGCGGGGCATGGTAACAGGCACTGATGCAGGTCGGGATATGAAAGTCACCGTGCATGCCCAGGCACCACTAGCCAATGTTTCCGGTTACAGCAATACGCTGAAATCCATGACCGGCGGTGATGGTGAGTACAGTATGCAGTTCTCGCATTATGACTGCGTGCCGGTACCCATTCAGAAAGCGTTGGCGAAAGCCTGGCAGGCATAA
- a CDS encoding ribonuclease Z, translating to MRLTFLGTSAGVPTLERNVTALALALDEQREWYLVDCGEGTQHRLMRSRYTLSGLKTIFITHVHGDHMFGLPGLITTASMQGRKDPLTICAPAGVESFVRHALQCAAVTELPFLLTFRATDVEGFEYRDSDFSVTSHELSHRVPSFAYRFAECCPPCALDQDRLNTLGVPRGPLWGKLQGGQPVTLEDGRVIEPEQVRQPPPPARVAVIGGDNDQPALLHKALQGAQLMVHEATFTEDVFYKVGPQYMHSTAKRVAEVAEEAQVNHVILTHFSGRYRRSPKPGEYGVELLREEAKHYFHGTVSLAEDWGCWQLYRDGKLEQLKDH from the coding sequence ATGAGACTAACCTTTTTAGGCACTTCTGCTGGCGTCCCCACCCTGGAGCGAAACGTGACGGCACTGGCGCTGGCACTGGATGAGCAGAGAGAATGGTATCTGGTGGACTGCGGCGAAGGGACGCAGCACCGTTTGATGCGCAGTCGTTATACCCTCTCCGGTTTAAAAACGATCTTTATTACCCATGTTCACGGCGATCACATGTTTGGCCTGCCCGGATTGATCACAACAGCGAGCATGCAGGGACGCAAAGATCCGCTGACCATCTGCGCACCAGCCGGGGTTGAGAGTTTTGTGCGGCATGCCCTGCAATGTGCCGCTGTCACAGAGCTGCCCTTTTTGCTGACATTCAGGGCAACCGATGTGGAAGGCTTTGAATACCGTGATAGCGACTTTTCAGTGACTTCCCACGAACTGTCCCACCGGGTACCCAGCTTTGCGTATCGTTTTGCGGAATGCTGTCCTCCGTGCGCATTGGATCAGGATCGGCTCAATACTCTGGGCGTTCCCAGAGGGCCGCTATGGGGTAAGTTACAGGGCGGTCAGCCGGTGACTCTCGAAGATGGCCGGGTTATTGAGCCTGAGCAGGTTCGCCAGCCACCTCCGCCTGCCAGAGTCGCCGTTATTGGTGGCGATAATGACCAACCCGCCTTGCTTCATAAGGCATTGCAGGGGGCTCAGTTAATGGTTCACGAAGCGACCTTTACGGAAGACGTTTTTTATAAAGTCGGGCCGCAGTATATGCACAGTACGGCAAAGAGGGTGGCAGAAGTAGCAGAGGAGGCGCAGGTTAACCATGTCATTCTTACGCATTTCAGCGGTCGCTACAGGCGCTCACCAAAGCCGGGAGAGTATGGAGTCGAACTGTTGCGGGAAGAAGCGAAGCATTACTTTCACGGAACAGTCAGTCTGGCTGAAGACTGGGGGTGCTGGCAGCTTTACCGGGATGGAAAGCTGGAGCAGCTAAAGGATCATTGA